The Borreliella mayonii genome has a segment encoding these proteins:
- the ileS gene encoding isoleucine--tRNA ligase — translation MFKKVENKANFPKIEEKILKFWNDNKIFEKSMEQREGCEEFTFYDGPPFATGLPHFGHFVPNTIKDIIPRYQTMKGKYVKRNFGWDTHGLPVEYEVEKKLGISGKYEIENYGIGNFNKECKKIVLRYTKEWKNIILRLGRWVDFEKGYKTMDISFMESVWWVFKNLYNKGLIYESYYVLPYSPKLATPLSNFEVNLGEYKEVNDPSLTIKFKIKDKNEYLLVWTTTPWTLPSNLGIAVGQEIEYSKIFDKKKEEILILGSKKLNSYYDNENGYTIIEKFKGSKLEGIEYEPIFNYFLEQKDKGAFKVYTADYVTTDDGTGIVHLAPFGEEDYRILKKHTNVDIIDPLDAECKFTNQVKDFKGLFVKDADKKIIENLKLRNFLFKRENYLHRYPFCYRTNCPIIYRPISSWFVNVEKIKTKLLEVNEKINWMPAHLKKGRFGKWLENAKDWAISRNRFWGNPIPIWICSKTGKKICVGSKKELENLSGQKIEDLHKDRIDKITWPSKDGGTFVRTSEVLDCWFESGAMPYASNHYPFANESNFKNIFPADFIAEGLDQTRGWFYTLTILGAALFENTAFKNVIVNGLVLSSDGRKMSKSFKNYTDPMQVINTFGADALRLYLIMSPVVKADDLKYSDNGVRDVLKNIIIPIWNAYSFFTTYAIIDKFKPPKNLSLVKNNSLDKWIISELESLKKILNTEIDKYNLTKSIESLLEFIDKLNNWYIRRSRRRFWKSENDKDKNDAYETLYYAIKTLMILLAPFIPFITEEIYQNLKTDEDKQSIHLNDYPKANENFINKKIEEKINLARKITSMARSLRSLHNIKIRMPISTIYIVTKNQNEQNMLMEMQEIILDEINAKEMKIKSNEEELITYKAKANFKELGKKLGKDMKAVSIEISKLKNEDIIKIINGTSYEIKSANVKHYLSLNDIILEREEKDNLKVINEESITIGIDSLITKELYLEGLTREFVRQIQNLRKEKNFDVSDRINLYIENNETLKEMLNKFEKYIKTETLALNIILNKSKLEKKINLADDIFILIGIEKC, via the coding sequence ATGTTTAAAAAAGTAGAAAACAAAGCAAATTTTCCTAAAATAGAAGAAAAAATATTAAAATTTTGGAATGACAATAAAATCTTTGAAAAATCAATGGAACAAAGAGAAGGATGCGAAGAATTTACATTTTATGACGGACCGCCTTTTGCAACAGGACTTCCTCATTTTGGACATTTTGTTCCAAACACAATAAAAGACATAATTCCAAGATATCAAACAATGAAAGGCAAATATGTTAAAAGAAATTTTGGATGGGATACTCACGGACTACCTGTTGAATACGAAGTAGAAAAAAAATTAGGAATTTCTGGCAAATACGAAATAGAAAATTATGGTATTGGAAATTTTAACAAAGAATGCAAAAAAATAGTACTCAGATATACAAAAGAATGGAAAAATATAATTTTGAGGCTTGGAAGATGGGTAGATTTTGAAAAAGGCTACAAAACCATGGATATAAGCTTTATGGAATCTGTGTGGTGGGTATTTAAAAATCTTTATAACAAAGGTTTAATCTACGAAAGTTACTATGTACTACCCTATTCCCCAAAGCTTGCAACTCCACTTTCAAATTTCGAAGTGAATCTTGGAGAATACAAAGAAGTCAATGACCCATCATTAACAATAAAATTTAAAATCAAAGATAAAAACGAATATTTACTAGTATGGACAACCACCCCTTGGACATTGCCTTCAAACCTTGGAATTGCAGTAGGACAAGAAATAGAATATTCCAAAATTTTTGACAAAAAAAAAGAAGAGATTTTAATACTTGGATCAAAAAAGCTTAATAGCTATTATGACAATGAAAATGGATATACTATTATAGAAAAATTCAAAGGAAGCAAGCTTGAAGGCATAGAATATGAACCTATTTTTAACTACTTTTTAGAACAAAAAGATAAAGGGGCTTTCAAGGTATACACAGCCGATTATGTTACAACTGACGATGGAACAGGGATTGTTCATCTTGCTCCTTTTGGAGAAGAAGACTACAGAATACTTAAAAAACACACAAATGTCGATATAATAGACCCCTTAGATGCTGAATGTAAATTTACAAATCAGGTAAAAGATTTTAAAGGACTTTTTGTAAAAGATGCTGATAAAAAAATAATAGAAAACCTAAAATTACGCAATTTTTTATTCAAAAGAGAAAATTATCTGCACAGGTATCCATTTTGTTACAGAACAAACTGTCCAATTATTTACAGACCAATAAGCTCATGGTTTGTAAATGTAGAAAAAATAAAAACCAAACTCTTAGAGGTAAATGAAAAAATTAATTGGATGCCAGCCCATTTAAAAAAAGGAAGATTTGGAAAATGGTTAGAAAATGCAAAGGATTGGGCAATAAGCAGAAACAGATTTTGGGGAAATCCAATTCCAATTTGGATATGCTCAAAAACAGGAAAAAAAATTTGCGTTGGATCAAAAAAAGAGCTTGAAAACCTATCTGGTCAAAAAATCGAAGACTTACACAAAGACCGAATAGATAAAATAACCTGGCCAAGTAAAGACGGTGGCACATTTGTCAGAACAAGCGAGGTTCTTGATTGTTGGTTTGAATCTGGAGCAATGCCTTACGCAAGTAATCATTATCCATTCGCAAATGAAAGTAATTTTAAAAACATATTTCCTGCTGACTTTATTGCAGAAGGTCTAGATCAGACAAGAGGATGGTTTTATACTCTTACAATCCTGGGAGCTGCTCTTTTTGAAAACACAGCATTCAAAAACGTCATTGTAAATGGACTTGTGCTTTCAAGCGATGGAAGAAAAATGTCAAAATCATTTAAAAATTATACAGATCCAATGCAAGTAATAAACACCTTCGGAGCCGATGCCTTAAGGCTTTATTTAATAATGAGCCCCGTAGTTAAAGCTGATGATTTAAAATATAGCGACAATGGAGTAAGAGACGTTCTTAAAAACATAATAATACCCATTTGGAACGCTTATTCCTTTTTCACAACTTATGCAATAATTGATAAATTCAAGCCTCCGAAAAATCTAAGCCTAGTTAAAAACAATAGCCTTGACAAATGGATCATAAGCGAACTTGAAAGCCTAAAAAAAATACTAAATACAGAGATAGATAAATACAATCTAACAAAATCAATAGAATCTTTACTTGAATTTATAGATAAATTAAACAATTGGTATATAAGAAGATCAAGAAGAAGATTTTGGAAATCAGAAAACGATAAAGACAAAAATGACGCTTACGAAACATTATATTATGCAATCAAAACTTTAATGATTTTACTTGCGCCCTTTATTCCATTTATAACAGAAGAGATTTATCAAAATTTAAAAACTGATGAAGATAAACAATCAATACACCTCAACGATTATCCAAAAGCAAATGAAAATTTCATTAACAAAAAAATTGAAGAGAAAATAAATCTCGCAAGAAAAATAACTTCAATGGCAAGATCGCTCAGATCATTGCACAATATAAAAATACGAATGCCTATTAGTACGATATATATCGTCACAAAAAATCAAAATGAACAAAATATGTTAATGGAAATGCAAGAAATAATATTAGATGAAATAAATGCAAAAGAAATGAAAATAAAATCTAACGAAGAAGAGCTTATAACTTACAAAGCAAAAGCAAACTTTAAAGAACTTGGGAAAAAGCTTGGAAAAGATATGAAAGCAGTATCTATTGAGATTAGCAAGCTAAAAAATGAAGACATAATAAAAATAATCAATGGAACGTCTTACGAGATAAAATCAGCTAATGTAAAGCATTATTTATCATTAAATGATATAATATTAGAAAGAGAGGAAAAAGATAACTTAAAAGTAATCAATGAAGAATCTATTACAATAGGAATAGATTCGCTAATCACTAAAGAATTGTACTTAGAAGGGCTTACAAGAGAATTTGTAAGACAAATACAAAATTTAAGAAAAGAAAAAAATTTTGATGTTAGCGATAGAATAAATTTATACATAGAAAATAATGAAACATTAAAGGAAATGCTAAATAAATTTGAAAAATACATTAAAACTGAAACATTGGCCTTAAATATCATATTAAACAAAAGTAAGCTAGAAAAAAAAATAAACCTTGCCGATGACATATTTATACTAATAGGAATTGAAAAATGTTAA
- a CDS encoding phospho-sugar mutase, producing MLKIEAKRKLKNYILLEEDIYFQEEAIKIQKTNNSTEILNRFYKDLEFGTAGIRGVIGAGTCYINTYNVKKISQGICNYVLKINKNPKVAISYDSRYFSKEFAYNAAQIFASNNFETYIYKSLRPSPQLSYTIRKFDCDVGVMITASHNSKEYNGYKVYWKSGIQIIPPHDTLITNEIKKVKNIINTITIKEGIEKRIIKELDNEIDEEYVKTINKEFPDFEKKSKETNLKIAYTALHGTGGTIIKKLFANSKIQLFLEKSQILPNPEFPTINYPNPEKKTSMLKVIELAKKEDCDIALATDPDADRMGIAFKDQNEWIFLNGNQISCILMNYILSKEINPKNTFVISSFVTTPMLEKIAKKHDSQIFRTYTGFKWIGNLINEMEKNEPNKKFAFACEESHGYLIGRKVRDKDAFSAIKGICSLALDLKAKQQTIKNYLEKIYKEFGYYEEFNIEKNFEGANGEIQREELMLKLRKEQKAQFAGIKIIEKLDYKTLKKINFKKEISEIKEYECPINAIKFILENEIVIIVRPSGTEPKIKFYISIKLEYKEKHKIFGIINAIKMEIKKY from the coding sequence ATGCTAAAAATTGAAGCCAAAAGAAAATTGAAAAATTACATTCTTCTTGAAGAAGATATATATTTTCAAGAAGAAGCAATAAAAATTCAAAAAACAAATAATTCAACAGAAATTCTAAACAGATTTTACAAAGATCTAGAATTTGGCACCGCTGGAATAAGAGGAGTCATTGGAGCTGGAACATGCTACATAAACACATATAATGTAAAAAAAATAAGCCAAGGAATATGCAACTACGTACTTAAAATAAACAAAAACCCTAAAGTTGCAATAAGCTATGATTCAAGATATTTTTCAAAAGAATTTGCTTACAACGCTGCTCAAATTTTCGCCTCAAATAATTTTGAAACATATATATATAAAAGCTTAAGACCTTCTCCCCAGCTATCTTATACAATAAGAAAATTTGATTGTGATGTTGGTGTCATGATAACAGCAAGTCATAATTCAAAAGAATATAATGGCTATAAAGTATATTGGAAGAGTGGAATCCAAATAATACCACCTCATGACACACTAATAACTAATGAAATTAAAAAAGTAAAAAACATAATAAATACAATTACTATAAAAGAAGGTATTGAAAAAAGGATCATCAAAGAACTTGACAATGAGATAGACGAAGAGTATGTAAAAACAATAAACAAAGAATTCCCTGACTTTGAAAAGAAGAGCAAAGAAACAAACTTAAAAATAGCCTACACAGCACTACATGGCACCGGCGGAACCATAATAAAAAAACTCTTTGCAAATAGCAAAATACAGCTTTTTTTAGAAAAAAGTCAAATACTACCAAACCCTGAATTTCCAACAATAAATTATCCTAATCCAGAAAAAAAAACATCAATGCTTAAAGTAATAGAACTTGCAAAAAAAGAAGATTGTGACATTGCCCTTGCAACAGATCCAGATGCTGACAGAATGGGAATTGCATTTAAAGATCAAAATGAATGGATATTCTTAAACGGAAATCAAATATCATGCATTTTAATGAACTATATACTCTCAAAAGAAATAAATCCTAAAAATACATTTGTAATATCATCGTTTGTAACAACACCAATGCTAGAAAAAATTGCAAAAAAGCATGACTCTCAAATTTTTAGAACTTACACAGGATTTAAATGGATAGGAAACTTAATTAATGAAATGGAAAAAAATGAACCAAATAAAAAATTTGCTTTTGCATGCGAAGAAAGTCATGGATATCTAATAGGAAGAAAAGTTAGAGATAAGGACGCATTTTCAGCCATAAAAGGAATTTGTTCTTTAGCGCTTGACTTAAAAGCTAAGCAACAAACAATTAAGAATTATCTTGAAAAGATATACAAAGAATTTGGATATTATGAAGAATTTAATATAGAAAAAAATTTTGAGGGAGCCAATGGGGAAATTCAAAGAGAAGAACTAATGCTAAAACTAAGAAAAGAACAAAAAGCACAATTCGCAGGAATTAAAATAATCGAAAAATTAGACTATAAAACTCTTAAAAAGATTAACTTCAAAAAAGAAATTTCAGAAATCAAAGAATATGAATGCCCTATAAATGCAATAAAATTTATACTTGAAAACGAAATTGTAATAATTGTAAGACCTTCTGGAACAGAGCCAAAAATTAAATTTTACATATCTATAAAATTAGAGTATAAGGAAAAACATAAAATATTTGGTATAATAAATGCAATAAAGATGGAGATAAAAAAATATTAA
- a CDS encoding AAA family ATPase has translation MRINKLIFKNIASYKGEHELNFDTLLLRQSGIFLISGNTGSGKSTILDCITLALYARVYRLGKKIVDIISKGETSAYVKLTFTISGKIYESFVELNVKNIETPKSMLLSCFFDGRIIEGRTDVLEYIKSLCRLDFNQFCQTVILPQGNFQEFLTSTPKEKAAIIDNIFNLEKYDNLEFYLKSDFERTKFNIDKLLNSESYEKSILDYDEREYKSLKDYLDLVDIDRLEIDLENIRRTISLCNQAIASNERYLELEIEMSSLKDQLSYQIEYQNSLEKDYFLQKKIKENLDLDRKIYLCSDFWNLKNLVAMQGELFNDIGLLDLEFSKVMSNLKEIKDLDSNNFNFNYVKELYNRNCNLFNLRLVENDYQSLLLRKNSLEDEKKELLKSHSKKNDEIKNISSEKSNFDFDKYVYYEALKLFQTFNDELISKYRDKLEFLLKSIDKEDFNKNKEKNIIKIDLYKELLKYLDDKNFFIESDKEKLKYIESEYKNYQHKDKLSVCSLKELYALNSKLHLIQNQIDELKYQLSCRQEEISKQEVNALEFKKNNDEILRLIGKNLFDKYINYFDREKILAFENKLEKLEQFKVRKKDLKIEISLKNKNFDQNLLKIKSLLLKLNLNLSFNDYSSLEREFNVVLVKQKIVENEWNILVLNLKNLEDLKIKTETQIKFIKESILTLKARLNEEQNSFINIISNLKSVFFSSFSFESETALEQINKNSLHFLQKFSLSISSKLEFLSRDIEKYKIKLLNFQALQKKINQQRINLDALRGELNLAKERKDKLDVLRKVVIRSSGLKYYVQTFLINDILRLANEKYLRWIFPDFELKTNKESKEFDFLIEDKKDVNKIRTVKTLSGGEKFLVSLALSLALSDKIRDSELKIEAFFLDEGFGNLDEDTLAQVMPKLSKFQMMTGRQIGIISHVSYLKEMIKAQIVINKISKISYIAMENL, from the coding sequence ATGAGGATAAATAAGCTCATATTTAAAAATATTGCTTCTTATAAAGGTGAGCATGAGTTAAATTTCGATACGCTTCTTTTAAGGCAATCAGGCATTTTTTTAATTTCTGGCAATACTGGATCAGGCAAAAGTACTATTTTAGATTGCATAACTTTGGCGCTATATGCTCGTGTTTACAGACTTGGAAAAAAAATTGTAGATATTATATCAAAAGGCGAGACTAGCGCTTATGTTAAATTAACATTTACTATTTCTGGAAAGATTTATGAATCTTTTGTTGAGCTTAATGTGAAAAATATAGAGACCCCCAAGAGTATGCTGCTTAGTTGTTTTTTTGATGGTAGGATTATTGAGGGTCGAACTGATGTTTTAGAGTATATTAAAAGTCTTTGTCGATTAGACTTTAACCAATTTTGTCAAACTGTAATTTTGCCACAAGGCAATTTTCAAGAATTTTTAACATCAACTCCTAAAGAGAAAGCTGCAATAATTGATAATATTTTTAATTTGGAAAAATATGATAATTTGGAATTTTATTTAAAAAGCGACTTTGAGCGCACAAAATTTAATATAGATAAATTGTTAAATTCTGAATCTTATGAAAAATCAATTCTTGATTATGATGAGAGGGAGTATAAATCCCTTAAGGATTATTTGGATTTAGTTGATATTGATCGATTAGAAATTGATCTTGAAAATATTAGAAGAACTATTTCTTTGTGTAATCAGGCAATAGCGTCTAATGAGAGATATTTGGAATTGGAAATTGAAATGTCTTCTTTAAAGGATCAATTATCTTATCAGATTGAATACCAAAATTCTTTAGAGAAGGACTACTTCCTTCAGAAAAAAATAAAAGAAAATTTAGATTTGGATCGAAAAATTTATTTATGTTCAGATTTTTGGAATTTGAAAAATCTTGTTGCTATGCAAGGCGAATTATTTAATGATATTGGATTACTTGATTTAGAGTTTTCAAAAGTTATGAGTAATTTAAAAGAAATCAAAGATTTGGATAGTAATAATTTTAATTTTAATTATGTTAAGGAACTTTATAATAGAAATTGCAATCTTTTTAACTTAAGACTTGTTGAGAATGATTATCAAAGCTTACTTTTAAGAAAGAATAGCCTTGAGGATGAAAAAAAAGAATTATTAAAGTCTCATAGTAAGAAAAATGATGAGATTAAAAACATTTCTTCTGAGAAATCTAATTTTGATTTTGACAAATATGTTTACTATGAAGCATTGAAATTATTTCAAACTTTTAATGATGAGTTGATTTCAAAATATAGAGATAAGTTAGAGTTTTTATTAAAATCCATTGACAAAGAAGATTTTAATAAAAATAAGGAAAAAAATATTATTAAAATTGACTTGTATAAAGAGTTGTTAAAATATCTTGATGATAAAAATTTTTTTATTGAGAGCGATAAAGAGAAGCTAAAATATATTGAGTCTGAATATAAAAATTATCAGCATAAAGATAAATTATCGGTTTGTAGTTTGAAAGAGCTTTACGCTTTAAATTCAAAACTTCATTTGATACAAAATCAAATTGATGAGCTTAAATATCAGCTATCTTGCAGACAAGAAGAAATCTCTAAACAAGAGGTTAATGCTTTGGAGTTTAAAAAGAATAATGATGAGATTTTAAGATTGATTGGAAAAAATTTATTTGATAAATACATAAATTATTTTGACAGAGAAAAAATTTTAGCATTTGAAAACAAGTTGGAAAAGCTTGAACAATTTAAGGTTAGGAAAAAAGATTTAAAAATTGAGATTTCTTTAAAAAATAAAAATTTTGATCAAAATCTTTTAAAGATTAAGAGTTTATTATTAAAGCTTAATTTAAATTTAAGTTTTAACGATTATTCTTCTTTGGAAAGAGAATTTAATGTTGTTTTGGTTAAGCAGAAAATTGTAGAAAATGAATGGAATATTCTTGTTTTGAATCTTAAAAATTTAGAAGATTTGAAAATTAAAACCGAAACCCAAATTAAATTTATAAAGGAATCTATATTGACTTTAAAAGCGAGATTAAATGAAGAGCAAAATAGTTTTATTAATATAATTTCAAATTTAAAAAGTGTTTTTTTTAGTTCATTTTCTTTTGAATCAGAAACTGCTTTAGAACAAATTAATAAGAATAGTTTGCATTTCTTGCAAAAATTTAGCTTATCAATTAGTTCTAAGCTTGAATTTTTATCCAGAGATATCGAAAAGTATAAAATCAAGCTTTTAAATTTTCAAGCTCTTCAAAAAAAGATTAATCAACAAAGAATTAATTTAGACGCGCTTAGAGGGGAATTAAATCTTGCCAAAGAAAGGAAAGATAAGCTAGATGTTTTAAGGAAGGTGGTTATTAGGTCTTCTGGATTGAAATATTATGTTCAAACTTTTTTAATTAATGATATTTTAAGGCTGGCAAATGAAAAGTATTTAAGATGGATTTTTCCTGATTTTGAGCTTAAAACTAATAAAGAGAGCAAAGAGTTTGATTTTTTAATTGAAGACAAAAAAGATGTTAATAAAATAAGAACGGTAAAAACTTTGTCTGGGGGTGAGAAATTTCTTGTATCTTTAGCTTTGTCCTTAGCTTTATCTGATAAAATAAGGGATAGTGAGTTGAAAATCGAAGCTTTTTTTTTAGATGAAGGGTTTGGTAATCTTGACGAAGATACTTTGGCTCAAGTTATGCCTAAGCTTTCTAAGTTTCAAATGATGACTGGACGACAAATTGGTATAATTTCTCATGTTTCTTATTTGAAAGAGATGATTAAAGCACAAATAGTTATAAACAAGATTTCTAAAATTTCTTATATTGCTATGGAAAATTTATGA
- a CDS encoding ROK family protein, translated as MKRYLAIDIGGTSTKYSLADSSGVFFDKNEISTGATSDEQVNILVNLINSYKESSDIAGVAICIPGFVDLKGNVIRVNAISGFVNYPLKERLESLTGVSIEIENDANCVALAEKFKGNAIDSNDFIAITLGTGIGAGIFANGKLLRGSSFMSGEVGFMITRGISNNIPFNCRWESISSVLALRKRVAMRLGKPLKEVSGEFVFDLAENGNLHAKNEVDRFFENLSFGIFNLTFILNPEKILIGGGISARSDLIDRIYEKLENLWSLEMAFNNNNSIKNLVTLEPTKFNNESGKIGALYHYFTCKKQNNTSF; from the coding sequence ATGAAACGTTATTTAGCAATTGATATTGGAGGGACTAGTACTAAATATTCGCTTGCAGATTCAAGCGGTGTTTTTTTTGATAAAAATGAAATAAGTACGGGCGCTACTTCTGATGAGCAAGTAAATATTTTAGTTAACCTTATTAATTCTTATAAAGAATCAAGCGATATAGCGGGAGTTGCAATTTGTATTCCCGGGTTTGTTGATCTTAAGGGAAATGTTATTAGGGTAAATGCTATTTCTGGATTTGTTAATTATCCTTTAAAAGAGCGATTAGAATCTTTAACCGGAGTAAGTATAGAGATTGAAAATGATGCTAATTGTGTAGCCTTGGCAGAAAAATTTAAGGGTAATGCTATTGACTCTAATGATTTTATTGCTATAACTCTTGGGACAGGAATTGGTGCTGGAATTTTTGCAAATGGCAAGCTTTTAAGAGGGAGTTCTTTTATGTCTGGAGAAGTTGGATTTATGATTACTAGGGGTATTAGCAATAATATTCCTTTTAATTGTAGATGGGAATCTATTTCTTCTGTTTTGGCCTTAAGAAAAAGAGTTGCTATGCGATTAGGGAAGCCTTTAAAAGAGGTTTCAGGAGAATTTGTTTTTGATCTAGCTGAGAATGGGAATCTTCATGCAAAAAATGAAGTTGATAGATTTTTTGAAAATTTGTCATTTGGTATTTTTAATTTAACTTTTATTTTGAATCCTGAAAAAATTTTGATTGGAGGAGGAATAAGCGCAAGGTCCGATTTAATAGATAGAATATATGAAAAATTAGAAAATTTATGGTCTTTAGAAATGGCTTTTAATAATAATAATAGTATAAAAAATCTTGTAACACTTGAGCCTACTAAATTTAATAATGAATCTGGTAAAATTGGAGCTTTGTATCATTATTTTACTTGTAAAAAGCAAAATAATACCTCATTTTAG
- a CDS encoding AAA family ATPase, whose protein sequence is MVEIDSKEIARKNKNKEVSIWHLLMSIITTPKKSEIKFIDTKTLKNIKQEAICEIDKLEKILIEKNEIIIPKINKEIFTLIKEAKKEFKSKPLIGAKEIFYQILKNKKLLKKHKLSKSSFNFKDQNILEYMEKNKIRLIETYKEFDEEIRLENEHFEIEKYVKNLTALAKDRKLDPLIGRETEIKTLTNILLRRNKNSAMLIGEPGVGKTAIVEGLASSIVQKKISSKLQNKTILMLKVSNLVSGTKYRGEFEDRLNNIIKYIEKNKNTIIFIDEIHTLIGAGNSEGALDASNILKPSLSRAEIQIIGATTYNEYRKYISKDKAFARRFQTITVREPDEKDTLKIIENIAKNFEDYHGVIYEKSALLNIVKLSSKYLINKRFPDKAIDIIDIAGAIKKEELTKDKVITSDDIQKVINEILSIKTANNIKEEILELKEVESKINQKVIGQKHAISELIKEIVKVKLGLNDDSKPLTSILLIGSSGCGKTTLTDEISKKIIKDQNSVLRLDMSDYKEESSISKLIGTNPGYIGYSDGGILTNKLKHSFETLILLENIENAHNSILNLISRMLENGELIDSKEDKILFKNTIIIMTTSVGSRMLLGEKNIGFNKNQQKGLETKNFKEEIKQDLEKRFKLSLLDRIQKKIILNVLTKDNVEEICKNYLGTLKTKFNSKGIEIEIKKDVEKFITAKYYKKNSGARSVIAAIKEKIEENIITKIAENQNINKITIYLEKEKIIIK, encoded by the coding sequence TTGGTAGAAATAGATTCAAAAGAAATTGCAAGAAAAAATAAAAATAAAGAAGTTTCAATTTGGCACTTATTAATGTCTATAATTACTACTCCCAAAAAATCTGAAATAAAATTTATAGATACTAAAACTCTAAAAAACATTAAACAAGAAGCTATATGCGAAATAGATAAATTAGAGAAAATTTTAATAGAAAAAAACGAGATAATTATTCCAAAAATCAATAAAGAAATCTTTACCCTCATAAAAGAAGCTAAAAAGGAATTTAAATCCAAACCCTTAATAGGGGCAAAAGAAATTTTTTATCAAATATTAAAAAATAAAAAACTTCTTAAAAAGCACAAACTAAGTAAATCTAGCTTTAACTTTAAAGATCAAAATATATTAGAATACATGGAAAAAAATAAAATAAGATTAATTGAAACCTACAAAGAATTTGATGAAGAAATACGACTTGAAAATGAACACTTCGAAATTGAAAAGTATGTTAAAAATTTAACAGCACTTGCAAAAGATAGAAAATTAGACCCTTTGATTGGAAGAGAAACAGAGATTAAAACTCTTACAAATATACTCCTGAGAAGAAACAAAAATAGCGCAATGCTAATAGGCGAACCTGGCGTAGGGAAAACAGCAATAGTTGAAGGACTTGCATCAAGCATAGTACAAAAAAAAATAAGTAGCAAACTACAAAACAAAACAATTTTAATGCTTAAGGTTTCAAACTTGGTATCGGGAACAAAGTATAGAGGGGAGTTTGAAGATCGTTTAAATAATATAATTAAGTATATTGAAAAAAATAAAAACACAATCATATTTATTGACGAAATACACACTTTAATAGGAGCTGGAAACTCCGAAGGAGCTCTTGATGCGTCAAACATACTAAAACCATCACTTTCTAGAGCTGAAATACAAATTATTGGAGCAACTACTTATAATGAATATCGAAAATATATTTCAAAAGACAAAGCATTCGCCAGAAGATTCCAAACAATTACTGTAAGAGAGCCCGATGAAAAAGATACACTAAAAATAATCGAAAATATTGCAAAAAATTTTGAAGACTATCATGGAGTGATCTATGAAAAAAGCGCTCTTTTAAATATAGTAAAACTTTCATCCAAATATCTAATAAACAAAAGATTCCCAGATAAAGCAATAGATATAATAGACATTGCCGGTGCAATCAAAAAGGAAGAACTTACAAAAGACAAGGTCATAACATCAGATGATATACAAAAAGTAATAAATGAAATATTATCCATTAAAACAGCAAACAACATAAAAGAAGAAATTTTAGAATTAAAAGAAGTAGAGAGTAAAATCAATCAAAAAGTGATCGGACAAAAACATGCAATAAGCGAACTTATTAAAGAAATTGTTAAAGTCAAACTTGGACTTAATGACGATTCTAAACCTTTAACCTCAATATTGCTAATAGGATCAAGTGGATGCGGAAAAACTACTTTAACTGATGAAATATCTAAAAAAATTATCAAGGATCAAAATTCAGTATTAAGACTAGACATGTCAGACTACAAAGAAGAAAGCTCTATTTCAAAATTAATTGGCACAAATCCAGGATACATAGGCTACTCTGATGGAGGCATTCTGACAAATAAATTAAAACATTCATTTGAAACTTTAATATTGCTTGAAAACATTGAAAATGCCCACAACTCTATATTAAACCTAATAAGTCGCATGCTTGAAAATGGAGAACTTATTGATAGCAAAGAAGACAAAATACTATTTAAAAATACAATTATAATAATGACTACAAGCGTTGGATCTAGAATGCTTCTTGGAGAAAAGAATATTGGATTCAACAAAAATCAACAAAAAGGCTTAGAAACAAAAAACTTTAAAGAAGAAATAAAACAAGATCTTGAAAAAAGATTCAAGTTGTCACTTTTAGATAGAATTCAAAAAAAAATAATCCTAAATGTCCTTACAAAGGACAATGTAGAAGAAATTTGCAAAAACTACTTAGGCACCCTTAAAACAAAATTTAACTCCAAAGGAATTGAAATAGAAATAAAAAAAGATGTTGAAAAATTCATAACCGCAAAATACTATAAAAAAAATTCAGGAGCAAGAAGCGTAATTGCTGCAATAAAAGAAAAAATAGAAGAAAATATTATCACCAAAATAGCTGAAAATCAAAACATAAATAAAATAACAATTTATTTAGAAAAAGAAAAAATAATAATAAAATAA